The Diaphorobacter ruginosibacter genome contains a region encoding:
- a CDS encoding UbiX family flavin prenyltransferase, translating into MSSRTSARKRVVVGISGASGSAYGIRLLEMLRAAPDVETHLVVSRSARQTLQLETSLAIEQVEALADVVHSSVDIGASISSGSFRIHAMVVAPCSIKTMSNLAWGNTGELIARAADVALKERRRVVLMLRETPLHVGHIESMLRVSQAGAIVFPPVPAFYNRPQSVADIVDHSVMRCLDLIDIECEAAPRWGETSRALLAASTRTTQETPSGIPHE; encoded by the coding sequence ATGAGCTCGCGCACTTCCGCACGCAAGCGCGTGGTGGTCGGGATCTCCGGCGCCAGCGGCAGTGCCTATGGCATCCGCCTGCTGGAGATGCTGCGCGCGGCCCCCGACGTCGAAACCCACCTCGTCGTGAGCCGTTCCGCGCGCCAGACGCTGCAACTCGAGACCTCGCTTGCCATCGAGCAGGTGGAGGCCCTGGCCGATGTGGTGCATTCCAGCGTGGACATCGGTGCGTCGATCTCGTCGGGCTCGTTCCGCATACACGCGATGGTGGTGGCTCCCTGCTCCATCAAGACCATGTCCAACCTGGCATGGGGCAATACGGGCGAGCTGATCGCCCGCGCGGCCGACGTGGCCCTCAAGGAGCGGCGGCGCGTTGTGCTGATGCTGCGCGAGACGCCGCTGCATGTGGGGCACATCGAGAGCATGCTGCGCGTGTCCCAGGCAGGGGCGATCGTGTTCCCGCCCGTGCCTGCCTTCTACAACCGGCCCCAGAGCGTTGCCGACATCGTGGATCACAGCGTGATGCGCTGCCTGGACCTGATCGACATCGAATGCGAGGCGGCTCCCCGCTGGGGCGAGACCAGCCGCGCGCTGCTGGCCGCCTCGACACGTACAACCCAAGAGACCCCGTCAGGAATTCCCCATGAGTGA
- a CDS encoding DUF2325 domain-containing protein — protein sequence MMQEIDRLQGMVIRLRADLVIQKSLAHWEREKHRRARKAAEARQHGVESASVPPSEPEGPADAAQQCLERSLHAADLVICQTGCISAGSFWRVEDHCKRTGKTCVLVDQPEALRIVRVHPSGRTEALATAPINTSEITS from the coding sequence ATGATGCAAGAGATCGACAGGTTGCAAGGAATGGTCATCCGCCTGCGTGCGGATCTGGTCATTCAAAAAAGCCTCGCGCACTGGGAGCGCGAGAAGCACCGGCGGGCGCGCAAGGCCGCCGAGGCACGCCAGCACGGGGTGGAGTCGGCCAGCGTGCCGCCTTCAGAGCCCGAAGGCCCGGCGGACGCAGCCCAGCAGTGCCTGGAGCGCAGCCTGCATGCGGCCGATCTGGTCATCTGCCAGACCGGATGCATCAGCGCGGGATCGTTCTGGCGCGTCGAGGACCACTGCAAGCGCACCGGCAAGACCTGCGTGCTCGTGGACCAGCCCGAGGCCCTGCGGATCGTGCGCGTGCATCCGTCCGGCAGGACCGAGGCCCTTGCCACCGCACCCATCAACACATCGGAGATCACGTCATGA
- a CDS encoding TIGR02444 family protein, translating to MTNPAHASRANEQWSYALQCYARPGVPQACLLLQDRLSLDVLVLLHAACLAHRHGVNVTGQEVAHADAEVRDWREQVVRPLRAARRAIDKEDASLSGLRAQIQQAELQAERHAMDRLAAMPLPSDRHQEPPPSAAIAVVADFYGARHAGDAGWKTPEVEQAIATLEHALGMPPARA from the coding sequence ATGACGAATCCAGCCCATGCCAGCCGAGCGAATGAACAGTGGTCGTATGCGTTGCAGTGCTATGCGCGCCCTGGCGTGCCGCAGGCCTGCCTGCTGCTGCAGGACCGGCTGTCGCTGGACGTGCTGGTCCTGCTGCACGCGGCCTGTCTCGCGCATCGGCACGGCGTGAATGTCACCGGGCAGGAGGTCGCCCATGCGGATGCCGAGGTCCGGGACTGGCGCGAGCAGGTCGTCCGGCCCTTGCGCGCCGCGCGCCGCGCCATTGACAAGGAAGACGCATCACTGAGCGGCCTTCGCGCGCAGATCCAGCAGGCCGAACTGCAGGCGGAGAGGCATGCCATGGACCGCCTCGCGGCCATGCCGCTTCCGTCAGACCGGCATCAGGAGCCGCCCCCGAGCGCGGCGATCGCTGTGGTCGCGGACTTCTATGGTGCGCGCCATGCGGGTGACGCCGGCTGGAAAACACCCGAAGTAGAGCAGGCAATCGCGACGCTGGAGCATGCACTTGGCATGCCGCCGGCCCGGGCGTGA
- a CDS encoding Bug family tripartite tricarboxylate transporter substrate binding protein: MQRHPTRRACLALGAIAFGLAGPACVLADEVWPQPGKPIRIIVPLPAGSGSDVAARLLGKLMSDELKGHPVIIENKPGASTFIGAQEVARAPADGHTLLYTIVVTHTQNPHLYAKLPYDPVKDFTPLAQVMKSATVLIAPPNAPFNNLKELVAYAKAQPGALNYASYSPGSTSHLNAELLQMRTGTKMLHVPYKGATDASRALVAGDVQIYFDGTASAVSLIKAGKAKGIGAATPTRVPVLPDLPTIQEQGVDGINIVGWQGVFGSGKMSPALTEKVSTVISKASRSREMLSLIETQGNEASGAGAAEFARIVASDSVKWGEVIKAAGIRLD; the protein is encoded by the coding sequence ATGCAACGACACCCCACAAGGCGCGCCTGCCTGGCGCTGGGAGCCATCGCGTTCGGCCTGGCAGGGCCGGCCTGCGTACTGGCGGACGAGGTCTGGCCGCAGCCTGGCAAGCCGATCCGCATCATCGTGCCGCTGCCCGCCGGGTCGGGCTCGGACGTGGCGGCGCGGCTGCTCGGCAAGCTCATGAGCGACGAGCTCAAGGGCCATCCCGTCATCATCGAGAACAAGCCGGGGGCATCGACCTTCATCGGCGCGCAGGAGGTCGCACGCGCTCCGGCCGATGGGCACACGCTGCTCTACACCATCGTCGTCACACACACCCAGAACCCGCATCTCTATGCGAAGTTGCCGTATGACCCGGTCAAGGATTTCACGCCGCTCGCGCAGGTGATGAAGTCGGCGACGGTGCTGATCGCGCCTCCCAATGCGCCGTTCAACAACCTGAAGGAACTGGTGGCGTATGCCAAGGCGCAGCCCGGCGCCCTGAACTATGCAAGCTACTCGCCAGGCTCCACATCGCACCTGAATGCCGAGCTGCTGCAGATGCGCACCGGCACGAAGATGCTCCATGTGCCCTACAAGGGGGCGACCGATGCCTCGCGCGCGCTGGTCGCCGGTGACGTGCAGATCTACTTCGATGGCACGGCCAGCGCCGTCTCGCTCATCAAGGCCGGCAAGGCCAAGGGCATCGGCGCGGCCACTCCCACGCGGGTGCCCGTGCTGCCCGACCTGCCCACCATTCAGGAGCAGGGCGTGGACGGCATCAACATCGTCGGCTGGCAGGGCGTCTTCGGCTCCGGAAAGATGTCTCCCGCGCTGACGGAAAAGGTCAGCACGGTGATCAGCAAGGCATCGCGCTCCAGGGAAATGCTCTCGCTGATCGAGACCCAGGGCAACGAGGCATCGGGGGCGGGGGCCGCGGAGTTCGCGCGCATCGTGGCGAGCGACAGCGTGAAGTGGGGCGAGGTCATCAAGGCCGCTGGTATTCGTCTGGATTGA
- a CDS encoding Bug family tripartite tricarboxylate transporter substrate binding protein — protein MQRRLLVQGLAAAAAAPGLAWAQAQGYPAKPIHIINPFSAGGALDQLARLLGQHLSEKLGQPVIVENKTGASGNIGAEYVARAAPDGYTLVMASSATHGIAPSMYGARLPFDALKDFSAISATVVQKNVLVVHPSIAARNVQELIALARAQPGKLSFGSSGAGTSQHLSGELFKHMAQVDILHVPYKGSALAMQDLIGGQVSMMFTDIPIALPYIRSNRLRALGLTAAQPSPALPEVQPLAQQGLPHFDLKAWYGVMGPAKMPDAVVKRLNASIVEYLSDARNREKLLGMGMEPLPLDAAQSGKFIADELAKWTEVVKMTGATV, from the coding sequence ATGCAACGACGTCTACTGGTTCAAGGGCTTGCCGCGGCAGCTGCGGCACCCGGCCTGGCATGGGCGCAGGCGCAGGGCTATCCGGCCAAGCCGATCCATATCATCAATCCGTTCTCTGCCGGCGGCGCGCTCGACCAGCTCGCACGCCTGCTGGGGCAGCATCTGAGCGAGAAGCTTGGGCAACCCGTGATCGTGGAGAACAAGACGGGCGCGAGCGGCAACATCGGTGCGGAGTACGTGGCGCGGGCGGCGCCTGATGGATACACGCTGGTGATGGCGTCCAGCGCGACGCACGGGATCGCGCCGAGCATGTATGGTGCGCGCCTGCCGTTCGATGCGCTCAAGGACTTCTCCGCGATCTCGGCCACGGTGGTGCAGAAGAACGTGCTGGTGGTGCATCCGTCGATTGCCGCGCGCAATGTCCAGGAACTGATTGCACTGGCCAGGGCGCAACCGGGCAAGCTGTCGTTCGGCTCCTCCGGCGCCGGGACTTCCCAGCATCTGAGCGGCGAGCTTTTCAAGCACATGGCCCAGGTCGATATCCTGCACGTTCCCTACAAGGGCAGCGCACTGGCGATGCAGGACCTGATCGGCGGACAGGTGTCGATGATGTTCACCGACATTCCGATCGCCTTGCCCTACATCCGCTCCAACAGGTTGCGTGCGCTGGGCCTGACGGCCGCGCAGCCGTCGCCGGCGCTGCCCGAGGTTCAGCCGCTCGCGCAGCAGGGTCTGCCACATTTCGATCTCAAGGCATGGTACGGCGTGATGGGGCCGGCGAAGATGCCGGATGCCGTTGTGAAGCGCCTGAACGCGAGCATCGTCGAGTACCTCTCGGATGCCCGCAATCGCGAAAAGCTGCTCGGCATGGGCATGGAGCCCCTGCCGCTCGATGCCGCACAGTCCGGAAAATTCATCGCCGACGAACTCGCGAAATGGACTGAGGTGGTCAAGATGACGGGTGCCACCGTCTAG
- a CDS encoding ZIP family metal transporter codes for MRWRTRVGMIICAAGLLILCTVIWNGLQQLPFARQALAGGSLAALATALGTLPVLFAQRPSVRTQDTLFGFGAGVMLAACAFSLIIPALNAVQASGAPGGSPWTGGSLVGSAILLGGLALLIMDRLLPHEHFIKGREGASAEQVRRTWLFVFAIMLHNIPEGLAIGAGYAANEGLRANALAIGISIQDVPEGFVVAAALLAAGYTRGFAVALGMLSGLVEPVGAVLGASIIGQTAWMLPWGLGFAAGAMLFVISHEIIPESHRKGHESFATAGLMVGFVLMMILDTALG; via the coding sequence ATGCGCTGGCGCACCCGCGTCGGGATGATCATCTGCGCCGCGGGCCTGCTGATCCTGTGCACGGTGATCTGGAACGGCCTGCAGCAGCTTCCATTTGCACGCCAGGCGCTCGCCGGCGGCTCCCTCGCCGCCCTGGCCACCGCGCTGGGAACACTGCCGGTGCTGTTCGCGCAAAGGCCGTCGGTACGCACGCAGGACACCCTGTTCGGATTCGGCGCCGGCGTCATGCTGGCCGCCTGCGCGTTCTCGCTCATCATTCCCGCGCTGAACGCGGTGCAGGCCTCAGGCGCACCGGGAGGCAGTCCATGGACGGGTGGCAGCCTGGTGGGCAGCGCCATCCTTTTGGGCGGACTGGCGCTGCTCATCATGGATCGACTGCTGCCGCACGAACACTTCATCAAGGGCCGTGAAGGCGCATCCGCCGAGCAAGTGCGGCGCACCTGGCTGTTCGTCTTCGCGATCATGCTGCACAACATTCCGGAGGGGCTCGCCATCGGCGCGGGCTATGCGGCCAACGAAGGGCTGCGTGCGAATGCGCTGGCCATCGGCATATCGATCCAGGACGTTCCCGAGGGATTCGTGGTGGCCGCAGCCCTGCTGGCGGCAGGCTATACACGCGGGTTCGCCGTCGCCCTCGGCATGCTGTCGGGCCTGGTGGAGCCCGTGGGTGCCGTGCTGGGTGCGTCGATCATCGGCCAAACGGCCTGGATGCTTCCCTGGGGACTCGGCTTCGCCGCGGGTGCCATGCTGTTCGTGATCAGCCACGAGATCATTCCCGAGTCCCACCGCAAGGGGCACGAGTCCTTCGCCACCGCGGGACTGATGGTCGGCTTCGTGCTGATGATGATCCTCGATACGGCACTGGGCTGA
- a CDS encoding LacI family DNA-binding transcriptional regulator, with amino-acid sequence MNDPHVPSLKTRPASLADVAAMAGVSTGTVSRTLSRPEMISEETRERVMRAVEQLGYVANGAARALAMRRSHTIGAVVLKFGSSNFSQVVEGLESEVARKGYTLLLSAPVPDGKTEFAALAAMLARGVDAIALLGFEGLEETRGILARYPVPYAHLWANPASGGHCIGLDEARNGQIALAHAADLGHTRIGLIWGQVEGPLRYRSRQRLQGVMAAAQERGVTIVHESCVHTEHGFEQGLQAAEKVLASGTGITAILCASDYLAVGAMRGLQQNGIRVPDDISVISFNDNDFSAYVNPPLTTVHLPIRQVGMKAGHYLLSRLGENMGPDGYALDVSLKARGSSAPATASPTPAAIAGAPRTKRG; translated from the coding sequence ATGAACGACCCGCATGTCCCGTCCCTCAAGACCAGGCCCGCCTCGCTCGCCGACGTGGCGGCCATGGCAGGGGTCTCCACCGGCACCGTCTCGCGCACACTCAGCCGCCCGGAGATGATCAGCGAGGAAACGCGGGAACGCGTGATGCGCGCCGTTGAACAGCTCGGCTACGTGGCCAATGGAGCGGCACGCGCGCTCGCCATGCGGCGCAGCCACACCATCGGGGCCGTGGTCCTCAAGTTCGGCAGCTCCAACTTCTCGCAGGTGGTCGAGGGGCTGGAGAGCGAAGTGGCCCGCAAGGGCTACACGCTGCTGCTGTCGGCCCCTGTTCCCGACGGCAAGACGGAATTCGCGGCCCTCGCCGCCATGCTGGCGCGCGGTGTCGACGCCATCGCACTGCTGGGCTTCGAAGGCCTGGAGGAGACCCGGGGCATCCTCGCGCGCTACCCCGTGCCCTATGCGCACCTGTGGGCCAACCCCGCGAGCGGCGGCCACTGCATCGGCCTGGACGAAGCCCGCAACGGACAGATCGCGCTCGCGCATGCCGCCGATCTGGGCCACACGCGCATCGGCCTGATCTGGGGCCAGGTCGAAGGTCCGCTGCGCTATCGCTCGCGCCAGCGCCTGCAGGGCGTGATGGCCGCCGCCCAGGAGCGCGGAGTCACCATCGTGCACGAGTCCTGCGTCCACACCGAGCACGGATTCGAGCAAGGCCTTCAGGCCGCGGAGAAGGTACTGGCCTCGGGCACCGGCATCACCGCCATCCTGTGCGCGAGCGACTACCTGGCCGTTGGCGCGATGCGCGGGCTGCAGCAGAACGGTATCCGGGTGCCTGACGACATCTCCGTCATCAGCTTCAACGACAACGATTTCTCGGCCTACGTGAATCCGCCCCTCACCACCGTGCACCTGCCGATCCGGCAGGTCGGCATGAAGGCCGGCCACTACCTGCTCAGCCGCCTGGGCGAGAACATGGGACCCGACGGGTACGCCCTGGATGTGAGCCTGAAGGCCAGGGGCAGCAGTGCACCCGCAACCGCGTCCCCGACACCCGCGGCCATTGCCGGCGCTCCACGCACGAAGCGCGGCTGA
- a CDS encoding superoxide dismutase — MTHALPPLPYAYDALEPHIDARTMEIHYSKHHQAYVNNLNASLQGTPYADMPLQELIAQVESLPPELRMSVRNNGGGHANHSLFWQVMTPRARSAPEGALARAIDRDLGGLDAFKDAFTKAALSRFGSGWAWLCVTPEGVLTVESSANQDNPAMHGIGSGHVPILGLDVWEHAYYLLYQNRRPDYIAAFYNVVDWDEVARRHALAAPQ, encoded by the coding sequence GTGACCCATGCACTGCCTCCCCTGCCCTATGCCTACGACGCACTCGAGCCGCACATCGACGCGCGCACCATGGAGATCCACTACAGCAAGCATCACCAGGCCTACGTGAACAACCTGAACGCATCGCTGCAGGGCACTCCCTACGCCGACATGCCGCTGCAGGAGCTGATCGCGCAGGTCGAGTCCCTGCCTCCCGAGCTGCGCATGTCCGTGCGCAACAACGGTGGCGGCCATGCCAACCACAGCCTGTTCTGGCAGGTGATGACGCCTCGCGCCAGGTCGGCCCCCGAAGGCGCGCTGGCCCGCGCCATTGATCGCGACCTGGGCGGCTTGGATGCATTCAAGGACGCCTTCACCAAGGCGGCACTGAGCCGCTTCGGCAGTGGCTGGGCCTGGCTGTGCGTCACCCCGGAGGGTGTGCTGACAGTGGAGAGCAGCGCCAACCAGGACAACCCCGCGATGCACGGTATCGGCTCGGGCCATGTGCCCATCCTGGGCCTGGACGTCTGGGAGCACGCCTACTACCTGCTCTACCAGAACCGCCGTCCCGACTACATCGCCGCGTTCTACAACGTGGTCGATTGGGACGAGGTGGCGCGGCGCCACGCCCTTGCCGCGCCGCAGTGA
- a CDS encoding N-acyl-D-amino-acid deacylase family protein, with product MFDTVIRGGRIVDGTGAPAFEGDLGIRDGKIAAVGGKLGAGARELRVDGALVTPGWVDVHTHFDGQATWDPYLSPSADHGVTSVVMGNCGVGFAPVKADRRDWLIRVMEGVEDIPGTVLSEGIRWDWETFPEYLDALARMPRAIDVGAQIPHSALRTYVMGERGITHDEATPDDIRRMVAAVKEGLQAGALGFSTTRTFIHKYETRKFPPGTFATPDEILGIARAIKEAGHGVFQMTSNHYQMETEFPWLRQIAQENQLPVAFALVQTDGTAENWRRLLQSLDRAHADGVPIYGAIGGRPAGILMAWQGSIHPFMAHDVWKQIAPLPWNEKINRLRDPQVRAQLTDMDALMASAEFDSRLAYLTQSFQKMYALGAEPDYEPPQERSIASIAQRDGRSPLEIAYDMLMAQDGKGIIYFPSFNYAYNDLSQLHTQLQHPNTMMSLADGGAHCGYICDVSVPTYMLTHWVRDRQRGPRLPLEHIVKKQTMETAGIYGMRDRGQLKPGYLADVNIIDFDRLRLPPPYVAFDLPAGGRRLNQTAEGYVATLKRGRVIMRDGQPTGELPGMLIRGPQAEPL from the coding sequence ATGTTTGATACCGTAATTCGTGGCGGCCGCATCGTCGATGGAACGGGAGCGCCAGCGTTCGAGGGCGACCTCGGCATTCGCGACGGAAAGATCGCGGCCGTGGGCGGCAAGCTCGGTGCCGGGGCCCGGGAGCTTCGCGTCGACGGCGCGCTGGTTACGCCGGGCTGGGTCGATGTGCATACGCATTTCGACGGGCAGGCGACGTGGGATCCCTACCTGAGTCCCTCCGCGGACCATGGCGTCACGAGCGTCGTCATGGGCAACTGCGGCGTGGGGTTCGCACCGGTGAAGGCGGATCGGCGCGACTGGCTGATCCGCGTGATGGAGGGCGTGGAGGACATCCCCGGAACGGTGCTGTCCGAAGGCATACGCTGGGACTGGGAGACGTTTCCCGAGTACCTCGACGCCCTCGCGCGGATGCCGCGCGCGATCGACGTCGGCGCGCAGATTCCCCATTCGGCGCTGCGCACCTATGTGATGGGAGAGCGCGGCATCACGCACGACGAGGCGACGCCCGACGACATCCGCCGGATGGTGGCGGCGGTGAAGGAAGGACTGCAGGCCGGTGCGCTGGGGTTCTCGACCACGCGCACCTTCATCCACAAGTATGAGACCCGCAAGTTCCCGCCGGGCACGTTCGCCACGCCCGACGAGATCCTGGGCATTGCACGCGCCATCAAGGAGGCAGGCCACGGGGTGTTCCAGATGACATCCAACCACTATCAGATGGAGACGGAATTCCCGTGGCTGCGGCAGATCGCGCAGGAGAACCAGCTGCCCGTGGCATTCGCACTGGTGCAGACCGACGGCACGGCGGAGAACTGGAGGCGGCTGCTGCAAAGTCTCGACCGGGCGCATGCCGATGGCGTGCCCATCTACGGCGCGATCGGGGGGCGTCCGGCCGGCATCCTGATGGCGTGGCAGGGATCGATCCACCCGTTCATGGCCCACGACGTCTGGAAACAGATCGCCCCGCTGCCATGGAACGAGAAAATCAACCGCCTGCGCGACCCGCAGGTGCGTGCGCAGCTCACCGACATGGACGCGCTGATGGCGTCGGCCGAGTTCGATTCGCGGCTGGCCTATCTCACGCAGAGCTTCCAGAAGATGTATGCGCTCGGCGCCGAGCCGGACTACGAGCCGCCGCAGGAGCGCAGCATTGCATCGATCGCGCAGCGCGATGGCCGCAGTCCGCTCGAGATCGCCTACGACATGCTGATGGCGCAGGACGGCAAGGGCATCATCTATTTTCCGAGCTTCAACTACGCCTACAACGACCTGAGCCAGCTGCACACCCAGCTGCAGCACCCGAACACCATGATGAGCCTGGCCGATGGTGGCGCGCACTGCGGCTACATCTGCGATGTGAGCGTGCCCACGTACATGCTCACGCACTGGGTGCGCGACCGCCAGCGCGGGCCGCGGCTGCCGCTCGAACACATCGTGAAAAAGCAGACCATGGAGACCGCAGGTATCTATGGCATGCGCGACCGCGGGCAACTCAAGCCGGGTTATCTGGCCGATGTGAACATCATCGACTTCGACCGCCTGCGCCTGCCGCCGCCCTACGTCGCCTTCGACCTGCCGGCGGGCGGGCGGCGCCTGAACCAGACGGCGGAAGGCTATGTGGCAACGCTCAAGCGCGGGCGGGTCATCATGCGGGATGGCCAGCCCACGGGCGAGTTGCCGGGCATGCTGATTCGCGGGCCGCAGGCGGAGCCTCTGTGA
- a CDS encoding DUF169 domain-containing protein: MSEVIAEIDHEDLVNRLNQRLRLRTAPLALKLFETVDEMKSIKGIRWPAAGVRFSMCQLVGQARWLGWTLGATHENVPAASNCGGVMGLNAPGTKYLDGSMFHGVWFATIEASREHQAQMPRVPHGKYVGVVLSPLASGRLKDPDTVLVYATPGQMVTLINALQHRSYVRYQFGTTGESACADSWGAGLATREPSMAIPCFAERKFGGVQDDEMLIALQVSHLQEIVTGLEWLAGHGIRYPIAPYGIQCDPAMAFQASYAGKL, encoded by the coding sequence ATGAGTGAAGTGATTGCTGAGATCGACCATGAAGACCTGGTGAACAGGCTCAACCAGCGCCTGCGGCTGCGCACCGCGCCGCTTGCGCTGAAGCTGTTCGAGACCGTGGACGAGATGAAGTCCATCAAGGGCATCCGCTGGCCTGCCGCGGGCGTGCGCTTCTCGATGTGCCAGCTTGTGGGGCAGGCGCGCTGGCTGGGCTGGACGCTTGGGGCCACGCACGAGAATGTGCCCGCCGCCAGCAACTGCGGAGGGGTCATGGGGCTCAATGCACCGGGCACCAAGTATCTTGATGGCAGCATGTTCCACGGCGTGTGGTTCGCCACCATAGAGGCCTCGCGCGAGCACCAGGCACAGATGCCGCGCGTGCCGCATGGCAAGTATGTGGGAGTGGTTCTCTCGCCCCTGGCCTCGGGGCGCCTGAAGGATCCCGACACGGTGCTGGTGTACGCAACCCCGGGACAGATGGTCACCCTGATCAATGCGCTCCAGCACCGCAGCTACGTGCGCTACCAGTTCGGCACCACCGGCGAATCGGCGTGCGCGGACAGCTGGGGCGCGGGCCTTGCCACGCGCGAGCCCAGCATGGCCATTCCCTGCTTTGCGGAGCGCAAGTTCGGCGGCGTGCAGGACGACGAGATGCTGATTGCGCTGCAGGTGTCCCATCTGCAGGAAATCGTGACGGGCCTGGAGTGGCTCGCGGGCCATGGAATCCGCTACCCCATCGCACCCTATGGCATCCAGTGCGACCCCGCGATGGCATTTCAGGCGAGTTACGCCGGCAAGCTCTGA
- a CDS encoding UbiD family decarboxylase: MHSVTSLSAAMDEALANDDLLRITRETNPYLEVAAIARTTDAGPMVVFDNVRGHEGKRIVTNVFADRKRIARWCGIDAQDLPARLADAALNPIASRETAEAACQQNVITSGIDLFKTLPLAQQTSADAGCVITGGLALIRDPDTGAFNGSYHRMRVLGPDLTCITIQAGRHLLEIARKMRARGERRIPISVNIGAGPAVLLACSGSTQQTLTPFGYDEMGMAGALQGKAVEYVKCRTQEGAWSLAEAEYVLEGYIDTDRLASEEDSGKDGEKGMMPEAGGYMGRAWRVWEFNVTGITHRNNPVYWFPLAVNAETTNLMALPAEASVFDACRRISPRVFENCHVLQAMRGCLGVVIRIRRKSFRDEGLQNNLAFGALSAHSDLGWVIAVDHDIDITNADDVMWAVITRSDMREGLMLSPRAKVSGMLAEGDAAGTGRKVYIDATAPFANSDRYTRGVFENVAIEDWIGEEAAARLRARQPDYVKSLLSRRY; the protein is encoded by the coding sequence ATGCATTCAGTGACAAGCCTGTCGGCCGCCATGGATGAAGCGCTGGCGAACGATGACCTGCTGCGCATCACGCGCGAGACCAACCCCTACCTCGAGGTGGCGGCAATTGCGCGGACCACGGACGCGGGACCGATGGTGGTGTTCGACAACGTGCGGGGGCACGAGGGCAAGCGGATCGTCACCAATGTGTTCGCGGATCGCAAGCGCATTGCGCGCTGGTGCGGGATCGATGCGCAGGACCTGCCCGCGCGACTTGCCGACGCGGCGCTGAACCCCATTGCGTCGCGGGAAACCGCCGAGGCGGCCTGCCAGCAGAACGTGATCACGAGCGGCATCGACCTGTTCAAGACACTGCCGCTCGCGCAGCAGACCTCCGCCGACGCGGGTTGCGTCATCACCGGGGGGCTGGCGCTGATCCGCGATCCGGATACGGGCGCATTCAACGGCTCCTACCATCGCATGCGGGTGCTGGGACCGGATCTCACCTGCATCACCATCCAGGCGGGCCGGCACCTGCTGGAGATCGCCCGCAAGATGCGCGCTCGGGGCGAGCGCCGCATCCCCATCAGCGTGAACATCGGTGCCGGGCCGGCCGTGCTGCTCGCGTGCTCGGGCAGCACGCAGCAGACGCTCACGCCGTTCGGCTACGACGAGATGGGCATGGCGGGAGCGCTGCAGGGCAAGGCGGTGGAATATGTGAAATGCCGCACGCAGGAGGGGGCGTGGAGCCTGGCGGAGGCCGAATACGTCCTGGAAGGCTATATCGACACCGACCGGCTGGCCTCGGAGGAGGACTCCGGCAAGGACGGGGAGAAGGGCATGATGCCCGAGGCCGGCGGCTACATGGGACGCGCATGGCGTGTCTGGGAATTCAACGTCACCGGCATCACGCACCGCAACAACCCGGTGTACTGGTTCCCGCTCGCGGTGAACGCGGAAACCACCAATCTCATGGCCCTGCCCGCGGAGGCATCCGTGTTCGACGCCTGCCGCCGCATCAGCCCCCGCGTGTTCGAGAACTGCCATGTGCTGCAGGCCATGCGCGGCTGCCTGGGCGTGGTGATCCGCATCCGGCGCAAGAGCTTTCGCGACGAGGGGCTGCAGAACAACCTCGCGTTCGGTGCGCTTTCCGCGCACTCCGACCTGGGGTGGGTGATTGCCGTGGACCACGACATCGACATTACCAACGCGGACGATGTCATGTGGGCGGTGATCACGCGCTCCGACATGCGGGAGGGACTGATGCTCTCGCCACGGGCCAAGGTCAGCGGCATGCTGGCCGAAGGGGACGCGGCGGGTACGGGGCGCAAGGTGTACATCGACGCCACCGCGCCATTCGCCAACTCGGATCGCTATACGCGAGGCGTTTTCGAGAACGTGGCGATCGAGGACTGGATCGGCGAGGAGGCCGCCGCCAGACTGCGGGCGCGCCAGCCCGACTATGTGAAGTCGCTGCTGTCGCGCAGGTATTGA